A stretch of Blastocatellia bacterium DNA encodes these proteins:
- a CDS encoding von Willebrand factor type A domain-containing protein, producing the protein MLQGRRVFFIISLILSLVFLQIACSNQSAPNVADTKTNPQQTTNSTTPTSNEPAKEDNKPVEMEAPKPQTLSMETPKNEKVAVAKRDKSKSTLDAGVEGEVVGGVAGGVIGGVIGGTGPAADPPPPPPAEYSSNVTKSLPSPSSVNMAASPAASSVARPQPQAVPEQEYAGSEDYTKYSINKMTDTKKDNLSTFSIDVDTGSYTIARRKLNEGYLPPAQSVRVEEFINYFQYKYPQPATEHPFSVSMEASASPFNQNRHLLRIGIKGKTVEAQQRPNAHLTFLVDTSGSMQSADKIGLVKDSLRMLVENLRPTDTVAITTYAGSVSVVLPPTSAANKELIIKSLYQLTGGGGTAMESGIQLAYQQALAQLNQSKRGDINRVIICSDGDANIGNTSPTQILTQIQDYVKKGITVTTMGFGMGNYKDSMMEQFANKGNGNYFYIDGIPEARRVFTERLTSNLQ; encoded by the coding sequence ATGTTGCAAGGAAGACGTGTGTTTTTTATTATCTCTTTAATTCTAAGTTTAGTTTTTTTACAAATTGCTTGTAGCAATCAATCAGCACCAAATGTTGCTGACACCAAAACTAACCCACAACAAACAACCAACTCAACCACTCCAACAAGTAACGAACCTGCTAAAGAAGATAACAAACCTGTAGAAATGGAAGCCCCTAAACCACAAACTTTAAGCATGGAAACTCCAAAGAATGAAAAAGTAGCAGTTGCTAAACGTGATAAATCAAAAAGCACTTTAGATGCAGGTGTTGAAGGTGAGGTAGTTGGTGGCGTTGCTGGTGGTGTAATTGGTGGCGTGATTGGTGGCACAGGCCCAGCAGCAGATCCACCACCTCCACCGCCAGCAGAATATTCATCAAATGTAACTAAAAGCCTTCCTTCCCCAAGTAGTGTCAATATGGCTGCTAGCCCCGCCGCAAGTTCAGTAGCTAGACCGCAACCGCAAGCTGTTCCAGAACAAGAATATGCAGGCTCAGAAGATTACACCAAATACAGCATTAATAAGATGACTGATACAAAAAAAGATAATTTATCTACATTTTCAATTGATGTTGATACAGGTTCTTACACAATTGCACGCCGTAAACTAAATGAAGGTTATTTGCCTCCAGCACAATCTGTAAGAGTGGAAGAATTTATTAACTATTTCCAATATAAATATCCTCAACCTGCAACAGAACATCCTTTTTCTGTTTCTATGGAAGCGTCTGCATCTCCATTTAATCAAAATCGGCATTTGCTAAGAATTGGAATTAAAGGAAAAACAGTAGAAGCACAACAACGCCCAAACGCACACTTAACATTTTTAGTTGATACTAGCGGCTCTATGCAGTCAGCAGACAAAATTGGCCTTGTAAAAGACAGTTTAAGAATGCTAGTAGAAAATTTACGTCCAACAGATACCGTAGCTATTACAACTTATGCAGGTAGTGTAAGCGTTGTGCTACCTCCAACAAGTGCAGCCAATAAAGAGTTAATTATCAAATCTTTATATCAATTAACAGGAGGTGGTGGGACAGCAATGGAATCAGGTATTCAGCTTGCTTACCAACAAGCTTTAGCACAATTAAATCAGTCAAAGCGAGGTGACATTAATCGTGTAATTATTTGCTCTGATGGTGATGCTAATATTGGTAATACTAGCCCAACACAAATACTAACCCAAATTCAAGATTATGTTAAAAAAGGTATTACAGTTACTACAATGGGCTTTGGAATGGGCAACTATAAAGATTCAATGATGGAACAGTTTGCTAATAAAGGTAATGGTAATTACTTTTATATTGATGGAATACCTGAAGCTAGACGAGTTTTTACCGAACGCCTAACCAGCAATTTACAAG
- a CDS encoding DUF1800 domain-containing protein, giving the protein MDKCLYIKRLSQVIFTIIVGITLIANPIVSYSLEKNKKATAKYNNNLSANEKALHVLNRLGYGPRPGDLEKVQRMGIEKYIEWQLNPEKIDDQMVEARLKGLTTLSMDPQELARAYPPPALLKAKKEAELKNTGDETVDKAKADKLARKRSRMEINEEDVMGRPGEILMELAQQQIIRSVYSERQLQEVMVDFWTNHFNIFWAKGANKYLLTEYIQETIRPNAMGSFEKMLAATAHSPAMLIYLDNWLSVDPDAAERIDKQRQERKERLEEFRNRRNRLGNGQNNSPFGKRRNLELNPQTNTIQVENGQPNKANKKRGLNENYARELMELHTLGVDGGYSQKDVTEVARCLTGWTIKRDGETATFFFNERMHDNGEKVVLGNKIPANGGQKDGEKVLEILMKHPSTAQFVATKLVRRFVSDTPPQDLVKRVASTFTKTNGDIKSMLRTIFTSSEFFDKENYQAKVKSPLGLVVSALRTADADTNVGPQILLSLNKMGQPLFLCQPPTGYGDTADKWVNTASLVERLNFGIALSQGQIRGTTANLLRNNTVNSVNELIQLVINGQVAEPTIRALEQELAGQEFTKDKSAKLMGLLLGSPEFQKM; this is encoded by the coding sequence ATGGATAAGTGTCTTTATATTAAGCGATTGTCTCAGGTTATATTTACTATTATTGTAGGGATTACCCTTATAGCCAATCCTATAGTTAGTTATTCACTAGAAAAAAATAAAAAAGCTACTGCCAAATATAACAATAACTTAAGCGCAAATGAAAAGGCATTGCATGTACTTAATCGTTTAGGATATGGCCCACGTCCCGGAGATTTAGAAAAAGTGCAACGTATGGGCATAGAAAAATATATTGAATGGCAATTAAACCCAGAAAAAATTGATGATCAGATGGTAGAAGCAAGACTTAAAGGTCTTACAACTTTATCAATGGATCCCCAAGAACTTGCCCGCGCTTATCCACCTCCAGCACTTCTTAAAGCTAAAAAAGAAGCAGAACTAAAAAATACTGGTGATGAAACAGTTGATAAAGCTAAAGCAGATAAATTAGCTCGTAAAAGATCCCGTATGGAAATTAACGAAGAAGATGTGATGGGTAGGCCTGGAGAAATTTTGATGGAACTCGCCCAACAACAAATCATTCGCTCAGTTTATAGCGAACGTCAACTTCAAGAAGTAATGGTAGATTTTTGGACAAATCACTTTAATATTTTTTGGGCTAAGGGTGCAAATAAATACTTGCTAACAGAGTATATTCAAGAAACCATTCGCCCTAATGCAATGGGAAGTTTTGAAAAAATGCTTGCTGCTACTGCCCATAGTCCTGCTATGTTGATTTACTTAGATAATTGGCTAAGTGTTGATCCTGATGCAGCAGAAAGAATTGACAAGCAAAGACAAGAGAGAAAAGAACGTCTTGAAGAATTTCGTAACCGCAGAAATCGTTTAGGTAATGGTCAAAATAATTCACCATTTGGAAAACGTCGTAATTTGGAACTTAATCCACAAACTAACACTATTCAGGTTGAAAACGGACAACCAAACAAAGCTAATAAAAAGCGAGGACTTAATGAAAATTACGCTCGTGAACTTATGGAACTTCACACCTTGGGTGTAGATGGTGGTTATTCACAAAAAGATGTTACCGAAGTTGCCCGCTGTTTAACGGGCTGGACAATTAAACGTGATGGAGAAACAGCTACGTTTTTCTTTAATGAGCGAATGCATGACAATGGGGAAAAAGTTGTTTTAGGTAATAAAATCCCTGCTAATGGTGGTCAAAAAGATGGGGAAAAAGTCTTGGAAATCTTGATGAAACACCCTTCAACAGCCCAATTTGTTGCTACAAAGTTAGTACGTCGGTTTGTTTCTGATACACCGCCGCAAGATTTAGTAAAGCGTGTTGCTAGCACTTTTACAAAAACCAATGGTGACATTAAATCTATGTTGCGTACAATTTTTACATCTTCAGAGTTTTTTGATAAAGAAAACTATCAAGCTAAAGTAAAAAGCCCTCTAGGGTTAGTAGTAAGTGCTTTACGTACAGCAGATGCAGACACAAATGTTGGGCCACAAATCCTACTGTCATTAAATAAAATGGGTCAACCACTATTTTTATGTCAACCTCCTACAGGCTATGGAGATACAGCAGATAAATGGGTTAACACTGCTTCACTTGTTGAACGTCTTAACTTTGGAATTGCTCTTTCGCAAGGACAAATTCGAGGGACTACCGCTAATTTACTGCGCAATAATACAGTTAATTCTGTAAATGAGTTAATTCAACTTGTTATTAATGGTCAAGTAGCTGAACCAACAATTAGAGCTTTAGAACAAGAGCTAGCAGGTCAAGAATTTACTAAAGATAAAAGTGCTAAATTAATGGGATTACTGCTTGGTTCACCAGAATTTCAAAAAATGTAA
- a CDS encoding DUF1501 domain-containing protein encodes MITRRFFLKSGALAVASLGAGLVLPSFLQRTALASPQNRNKTFIVIFQRGAVDGLNTVVPFGDAAYYRARPTLAIAKPNYSDDQSAIDLDGFFGLHPALSPFKPLYDAKTLAIVHAAGSPDSTRSHFDAQDYMEIGTPGKKSTPDGWLNRYLQANTNSNSKNEALRAIAIGNKQPRVMSGISPNLTIANLNSFDLRGGAKTSSAFETMYGKSSDDIIAPAGTEALEAMGTIRKIRSSFYSPANGAVYPRGQFGNSLKQIAQLIKSDIGLEVAFADIGGWDTHTAQKPRLNQLLKEFGGGISALVKDLGDKMNDVVIVTMSEFGRTVRENGTAGTDHGHANCMFVIGGSVKGGKIYGKWPGLEREQLYENRDLAITTDFRTVCSEVITKHCKAKDLTKIFPNFQAKTDLSLLA; translated from the coding sequence ATGATTACACGAAGATTTTTTCTTAAATCCGGTGCTTTGGCTGTGGCTAGTTTAGGAGCAGGTTTAGTTCTACCTTCTTTTTTACAAAGAACTGCTTTAGCAAGTCCACAAAATCGCAACAAAACCTTTATTGTAATTTTTCAACGTGGGGCTGTTGATGGGTTAAATACTGTGGTTCCTTTTGGTGATGCGGCTTATTATCGGGCCCGGCCAACACTTGCAATTGCTAAACCTAATTATAGCGATGATCAATCAGCAATTGATTTAGATGGATTTTTTGGACTTCACCCAGCTTTAAGTCCATTTAAGCCGCTTTATGATGCTAAGACATTAGCAATTGTCCATGCTGCTGGTTCGCCAGACTCTACACGCTCACATTTTGACGCTCAAGATTATATGGAAATAGGCACACCAGGAAAAAAATCTACTCCTGATGGCTGGTTAAATCGCTATTTGCAAGCTAATACAAATAGCAATAGTAAAAATGAAGCTTTACGCGCCATTGCAATAGGTAACAAGCAGCCTAGAGTGATGTCTGGCATAAGTCCTAATTTAACAATTGCAAATCTAAATAGCTTTGACCTACGCGGTGGAGCAAAAACTAGTAGCGCGTTTGAAACAATGTATGGAAAAAGTAGCGATGATATTATTGCTCCTGCCGGAACCGAAGCATTAGAAGCAATGGGAACAATTAGAAAAATCCGCTCATCTTTTTATAGCCCTGCTAATGGGGCTGTTTATCCAAGAGGTCAATTTGGCAATAGCCTAAAACAAATTGCCCAATTAATTAAATCTGATATTGGCTTAGAAGTTGCTTTTGCTGATATTGGCGGATGGGATACGCACACAGCACAAAAACCACGTCTTAATCAATTATTAAAAGAGTTTGGCGGAGGTATTTCAGCACTTGTTAAAGATCTAGGCGATAAAATGAATGATGTTGTTATAGTTACAATGTCAGAATTTGGGCGTACTGTCCGCGAAAATGGCACAGCAGGCACCGACCACGGACACGCAAATTGTATGTTTGTAATTGGTGGTAGTGTTAAAGGTGGTAAAATTTATGGCAAATGGCCCGGTCTTGAACGTGAACAACTTTATGAAAACCGAGATTTAGCTATTACTACAGATTTTCGTACTGTTTGTAGTGAAGTTATTACTAAACATTGTAAAGCCAAGGATTTAACAAAAATCTTTCCTAATTTCCAAGCTAAAACTGATTTATCCCTACTTGCTTAA
- a CDS encoding GNAT family N-acetyltransferase, whose amino-acid sequence MTLKIKKAEVLDLAAIYKILSLCGEHLATNLGLTHWFPPYPKESIEKNILERDVYLVYKNEEIIGTFTLGITPVANYDLTRWQNPVSKVMYHNRLAILPRMQGNGLGNWCMEQIEAIACQAGCKALRFDAINHPKLLAFYKKLGYQDLGLWQLSDARGQIWDVMLFEKLL is encoded by the coding sequence ATGACATTAAAAATTAAAAAAGCAGAAGTCCTTGACTTAGCAGCAATTTACAAAATCTTGTCACTTTGTGGAGAACATTTAGCAACAAACCTTGGGCTAACACATTGGTTTCCACCATATCCAAAGGAATCTATAGAAAAAAACATTCTTGAGCGAGATGTTTACTTAGTTTATAAAAATGAAGAAATAATTGGAACTTTTACACTTGGCATAACTCCAGTAGCAAATTATGACTTAACACGCTGGCAAAATCCCGTTAGTAAAGTAATGTATCATAACCGCTTAGCGATTTTGCCTAGGATGCAAGGTAATGGACTGGGTAATTGGTGTATGGAGCAAATAGAAGCTATTGCTTGTCAAGCTGGATGTAAAGCACTGCGCTTTGATGCTATAAATCACCCTAAATTATTAGCATTTTATAAAAAACTAGGCTATCAAGATCTAGGTTTATGGCAACTTTCAGACGCACGCGGTCAAATTTGGGATGTAATGCTTTTTGAAAAACTACTCTAG